From Bordetella flabilis, the proteins below share one genomic window:
- the rimP gene encoding ribosome maturation factor RimP, producing the protein MADLFALTQEALAGMDVELVDVERAALGLLRVTIDRPEGVRIEDCEQVSRQLSRVYEVENIDYKRLEVGSPGVDRPLRNEADLHRFAGQRVEVKLRAAVEGRKVFNGILIAAADGAAQEDGKAIFGVEFEAKKDEAQVVNFTFEDVERAKLDPVLDFKGKKR; encoded by the coding sequence ATGGCTGATCTATTCGCATTGACCCAAGAGGCACTGGCCGGCATGGACGTCGAACTCGTCGATGTCGAGCGCGCCGCGCTGGGCCTGTTGCGCGTCACGATCGATCGCCCGGAAGGCGTTCGCATCGAAGACTGCGAGCAGGTTTCCCGGCAGCTTTCGCGCGTCTACGAGGTCGAGAACATTGACTACAAGCGGCTCGAAGTCGGCTCGCCGGGTGTGGACCGACCCCTGCGCAACGAAGCGGACCTCCACCGTTTCGCCGGCCAGCGCGTCGAAGTCAAGCTGCGTGCCGCCGTAGAGGGACGTAAGGTCTTCAACGGCATATTGATTGCGGCAGCCGATGGCGCGGCGCAGGAAGACGGGAAAGCCATTTTCGGCGTGGAATTTGAGGCAAAGAAGGACGAGGCCCAGGTGGTGAACTTCACGTTCGAGGACGTGGAGCGCGCCAAACTGGATCCGGTCCTGGATTTCAAGGGCAAAAAGCGATGA
- the nusA gene encoding transcription termination factor NusA gives MSREILLLVDALAREKNVARDVVFGALESALASAMKKRFKEDADIRVSIDRDSGSHEGFRRWLVVPDEAGLQEPDKQEMYSDARELVPNIQVGEYIEEPLEPIEFGRIGAQAAKQAILQKIRDAEREQVLNDFLERGETIVSGTVKRMDKGDAIIETGKIEARLPRSEMIPKENLRVGDRVRAFVLRVDHAARGQQVILSRTSPEFIRQLFENEVPEIEQGLLEIKAAARDAGVRAKIAVIAYDKRIDPIGTCVGMRGSRVTAVRNELGGEQVDIVLWSEDPAQFVIGALAPANVESIVVDEDKHAMDVVVDEENLPKAIGAKGQNVRLASELTGWQINIMTPEESQNRQEVERSSLRDTFMSKLDVDEEVADILIDEGFTGLEEIAYVPMQELLEIEAFDEDTINELRTRARNALLTEAIAQEERLETAQDLLELEGMTPELAAKLAERKVHTRDDLAELSTDELAEISGLEESQSSELIMRARAHWFDEEK, from the coding sequence ATGAGTCGCGAAATTCTTCTGTTGGTCGATGCCTTGGCGCGCGAAAAGAACGTGGCGCGCGACGTGGTATTCGGAGCGCTGGAAAGCGCGCTGGCTTCGGCCATGAAAAAGCGGTTCAAGGAAGACGCGGACATCCGTGTATCCATCGATCGGGACAGCGGCAGCCATGAAGGTTTCCGCCGCTGGCTGGTCGTGCCCGACGAGGCCGGCCTGCAGGAACCCGACAAGCAGGAGATGTACTCCGACGCCCGCGAACTCGTGCCCAATATCCAGGTGGGCGAATACATCGAGGAACCGCTCGAACCCATCGAGTTCGGCCGTATCGGCGCCCAGGCCGCCAAGCAGGCGATTCTGCAGAAGATCCGTGATGCCGAGCGCGAGCAGGTACTGAACGACTTCCTGGAGCGCGGTGAGACTATCGTCTCCGGCACGGTCAAGCGCATGGACAAGGGCGATGCCATCATCGAAACGGGCAAGATCGAAGCGCGGCTGCCGCGTTCCGAGATGATCCCGAAGGAAAACCTGCGTGTGGGCGACCGCGTGCGTGCCTTCGTGCTGCGCGTGGACCATGCCGCCCGCGGCCAGCAGGTCATCCTGTCTCGTACCTCGCCCGAATTCATCCGCCAGCTTTTCGAGAACGAAGTGCCGGAAATCGAGCAGGGCCTGCTCGAAATCAAGGCGGCCGCGCGCGACGCCGGCGTGCGCGCCAAGATCGCCGTGATCGCCTACGACAAGCGCATCGACCCGATCGGCACCTGCGTGGGCATGCGCGGTTCGCGCGTCACGGCGGTGCGCAACGAGCTGGGCGGTGAACAGGTCGATATCGTGCTGTGGTCGGAGGATCCGGCGCAGTTCGTCATCGGCGCCCTGGCCCCGGCCAACGTGGAGTCCATCGTCGTCGACGAAGACAAGCACGCCATGGACGTGGTGGTGGACGAAGAAAACCTGCCCAAGGCAATCGGCGCAAAGGGTCAGAACGTGCGCCTGGCGTCGGAGCTCACCGGCTGGCAGATCAACATCATGACGCCGGAAGAAAGCCAGAACCGGCAGGAAGTCGAGCGTTCCAGCCTGCGCGATACTTTCATGAGCAAGCTGGATGTCGATGAGGAAGTGGCCGACATCCTGATCGATGAAGGTTTCACCGGTCTTGAGGAGATCGCCTATGTCCCCATGCAGGAACTGCTGGAGATCGAGGCGTTCGACGAAGACACCATCAACGAGCTCCGCACCCGCGCGCGCAATGCCCTGCTGACCGAGGCCATCGCGCAGGAAGAGCGACTCGAAACCGCGCAGGACCTGCTGGAGCTGGAGGGCATGACGCCCGAGCTGGCCGCCAAGCTGGCCGAGCGCAAGGTCCACACCCGCGACGACCTGGCCGAGCTCTCCACGGATGAGCTCGCCGAAATCTCGGGTCTCGAGGAAAGCCAGTCCAGCGAGCTCATCATGCGGGCCCGTGCACACTGGTTCGATGAAGAAAAGTAG
- the infB gene encoding translation initiation factor IF-2, giving the protein MSSNTVAQFATELKMPANVLLEQLRSAGVDLKSVNDAVTDSDKAKLLDSLRRAHGGSGEGKKITLTRRQTSEIRQADATGRSRTIQVEVRKKRVFVKRDPAELAAEAAAGRGPDAEAPAEAAPQGAVETPAPTSAPTSAVEPAAAPSPVAEASESATPASERTESPAAPVAESAAPPAPEASSAPSEEQAQPESIQPEPEHEAPVASAAGPAAEPPVAAAPQEPVNTPDTIAVSDQSETEAPVAPKSAEQTGAAPSSLNPIERPGTPPAPAKPAASKGPRAGDARRGPPPSATPAQTLSTAQRDEARRQAEAEAAALREMLNRPRKVLRAPEPEPTAAAAAAAAALSGTLHKPAAKAGTPAKKDAKPGPGTGPKKTIKTAEVSSTWTDDSARKKPAEKTTAPSRDGWRAGGKGGGKSGGRNRNQQGDRRGGMVEQPTQEFIAREVHVPETITVADLAHKMSVKAAEVIKQLMKLGQMVTINQVLDQETAMIVVEELGHKAIAAKLDDPEAFLDETAPESEESELLPRAPVVTVMGHVDHGKTSLLDYIRRAKVAAGEAGGITQHIGAYHVETERGMVTFLDTPGHEAFTAMRARGAKATDIVILVVAADDGVMPQTREAIHHAKAAGVPLVVAVNKIDKPDANPERVKQELVAEEVVPEEYGGDVPFVSVSAKTGAGIEDLLENVLLQAEILELTAPVNAHAKGLVIEARLDKGRGPVATILVQSGTLKRGDVVLAGASFGRVRAMLDENAKQVQTAGPSIPVEIQGLTDVPAAGDELIVLTDERKAREIALFRQGKFRDVKLARQQAAKLESMFDNMGEGTQTLALIVKTDVQGSQEALVSALTKLSTEEVRVQVVHAAVGGISESDVNLAIASNAVVIGFNVRAEQSAKKLAEANGIDVRYYNIIYDAVDEVKAAMSGMLAPEKREEVIGLVEIREIYTISRIGNIAGCMVLDGIVRRDSQVRLLRSNVVQWTGHLESLRRFKDDVREVKAGFDCGLTLRGNNDIQVGDQLEVFEIKEIARTL; this is encoded by the coding sequence ATGTCGAGCAATACCGTCGCCCAGTTCGCTACCGAGCTGAAAATGCCTGCCAATGTGCTGCTGGAACAGCTGCGCTCGGCCGGCGTTGACCTCAAATCGGTGAACGACGCCGTCACCGACAGCGACAAGGCGAAATTGCTCGACTCGCTGCGCCGGGCGCACGGCGGCAGCGGCGAAGGCAAGAAGATCACGCTGACCCGCCGTCAGACCTCCGAGATCCGCCAAGCCGACGCCACCGGCCGCTCGCGCACCATCCAGGTGGAAGTGCGCAAGAAGCGGGTGTTCGTCAAGCGCGATCCCGCCGAACTGGCTGCCGAAGCGGCTGCTGGCCGGGGCCCCGACGCGGAAGCGCCCGCCGAGGCTGCGCCGCAGGGCGCTGTCGAGACGCCCGCCCCGACGTCTGCGCCTACGTCCGCCGTGGAGCCGGCCGCCGCGCCGTCGCCTGTCGCGGAGGCCAGCGAGAGCGCCACGCCGGCATCCGAGCGTACGGAAAGCCCCGCCGCGCCTGTCGCCGAGTCTGCCGCCCCGCCCGCGCCCGAGGCATCGTCCGCGCCGTCGGAAGAGCAGGCCCAACCCGAATCCATTCAGCCGGAACCCGAACACGAGGCACCCGTGGCATCCGCCGCCGGCCCCGCCGCCGAGCCGCCGGTCGCTGCTGCCCCGCAAGAGCCCGTGAACACGCCAGATACCATTGCGGTTTCCGACCAATCGGAAACCGAAGCTCCCGTTGCGCCCAAGTCTGCCGAGCAGACCGGCGCCGCACCGTCGTCCCTGAATCCCATCGAGCGCCCCGGCACGCCGCCCGCGCCGGCCAAGCCGGCCGCGTCGAAGGGCCCGCGTGCCGGCGATGCACGCCGCGGTCCGCCACCGTCGGCGACGCCCGCCCAGACGCTCAGCACCGCCCAGCGGGACGAGGCGCGCCGCCAGGCCGAGGCCGAAGCCGCCGCGCTGCGCGAAATGCTGAATCGCCCGCGCAAGGTCCTGCGCGCGCCGGAACCCGAACCGACTGCAGCGGCAGCGGCAGCGGCGGCCGCCTTGTCCGGCACTCTGCACAAGCCGGCCGCGAAGGCCGGTACTCCCGCGAAGAAGGATGCCAAGCCGGGTCCTGGCACGGGTCCCAAGAAGACCATCAAGACGGCGGAAGTGTCGTCCACGTGGACCGACGATAGCGCCCGCAAGAAGCCCGCCGAAAAGACCACTGCGCCGAGTCGCGACGGCTGGCGCGCGGGCGGCAAGGGCGGCGGCAAGTCCGGCGGACGTAACCGCAACCAGCAGGGCGATCGTCGCGGCGGCATGGTCGAGCAGCCGACGCAGGAATTCATCGCGCGTGAAGTGCACGTGCCTGAAACCATTACGGTTGCCGACCTGGCGCACAAGATGTCCGTCAAGGCCGCGGAAGTCATCAAGCAATTGATGAAGCTGGGCCAGATGGTCACCATCAACCAGGTGCTGGACCAGGAAACCGCGATGATCGTGGTCGAGGAACTCGGCCACAAGGCGATCGCCGCCAAGCTGGACGACCCGGAAGCTTTCCTGGACGAGACCGCGCCGGAAAGCGAAGAGAGCGAACTGCTGCCGCGGGCCCCCGTGGTGACCGTCATGGGCCACGTCGACCACGGCAAGACCTCGCTGCTCGACTATATTCGTCGCGCCAAGGTTGCCGCGGGCGAAGCCGGCGGCATTACGCAGCATATCGGTGCGTATCACGTCGAGACCGAGCGCGGCATGGTGACCTTCCTGGATACCCCGGGCCACGAAGCCTTTACGGCCATGCGTGCGCGTGGTGCCAAGGCCACCGACATCGTCATCCTGGTGGTGGCGGCCGACGACGGCGTGATGCCGCAGACGCGCGAGGCCATCCACCATGCCAAGGCCGCCGGCGTGCCGCTGGTCGTGGCGGTGAACAAGATCGACAAGCCGGACGCAAACCCGGAACGTGTCAAGCAGGAACTCGTGGCCGAGGAAGTCGTGCCGGAAGAATACGGCGGCGACGTTCCCTTCGTGTCCGTGTCCGCCAAGACTGGCGCCGGCATCGAGGACTTGCTGGAAAACGTGCTGCTGCAAGCGGAAATCCTGGAGTTGACGGCGCCGGTGAACGCACATGCCAAGGGCCTGGTCATCGAAGCGCGGTTGGACAAGGGTCGTGGCCCGGTGGCGACCATCCTGGTGCAGAGCGGTACCCTCAAGCGCGGCGACGTCGTGCTGGCGGGCGCCAGCTTCGGCCGCGTGCGGGCCATGCTGGACGAGAACGCCAAGCAGGTGCAGACGGCCGGTCCCTCGATTCCGGTCGAGATCCAGGGCCTGACCGACGTGCCGGCGGCCGGCGACGAGCTGATCGTCCTGACCGACGAGCGCAAGGCGCGTGAAATCGCCCTGTTCCGCCAGGGCAAGTTCCGCGACGTCAAGCTGGCGCGCCAGCAGGCCGCCAAGCTGGAATCCATGTTCGACAACATGGGCGAAGGCACGCAGACGCTGGCGCTTATCGTCAAGACCGACGTGCAGGGTTCCCAGGAAGCACTGGTGTCGGCCCTGACCAAGCTGTCGACGGAAGAAGTGCGGGTCCAGGTCGTGCATGCCGCCGTGGGCGGTATTTCGGAAAGCGACGTCAACCTGGCCATCGCCTCGAACGCGGTCGTCATCGGCTTCAATGTGCGCGCCGAGCAAAGCGCCAAGAAGCTGGCCGAAGCCAACGGCATCGACGTGCGCTACTACAACATCATCTACGACGCCGTGGATGAGGTGAAAGCGGCGATGTCCGGCATGCTGGCGCCGG